One segment of Sander vitreus isolate 19-12246 chromosome 20, sanVit1, whole genome shotgun sequence DNA contains the following:
- the osr1 gene encoding protein odd-skipped-related 1, whose translation MGSKTLPAPVPLHPSLQLANYSLLQSSTGLQLPSDNFHSIYSFSALHAIHLHQWTLGYPPLALPRCTISKLPAQFSSMASIPMFPHLLHPKQDSAGLLQSSKNKPRFDFANLAAAATQEDHLKAEDLSMTGAAAAAAAASSHHAASAGLGCLLDVTKLSSPERKSSRGRLPSKTKKEFVCKFCGRHFTKSYNLLIHERTHTDERPYTCDICHKAFRRQDHLRDHRYIHSKEKPFKCQECGKGFCQSRTLAVHKTLHMQVKELKPAKIK comes from the exons ATGGGCAGCAAGACTCTGCCAGCTCCAGTCCCTCTCCACCCGTCCCTCCAGCTGGCTAACTACTCCCTCCTGCAGAGCTCCACAGGCCTCCAGCTGCCGTCAGATAATTTTCACAGCATCTACAGCTTCAGTGCCCTACACGCCATCCACCTCCACCAGTGGACGCTCGGCTACCCGCCTTTGGCCCTGCCCCGCTGCACCATCTCCAAGCTGCCCGCCCAGTTCTCCTCCATGGCCTCCATCCCCATGTTCCCTCACCTCCTGCATCCCAAGCAGGACTCAGCAGGGCTGCTGCAGAGCTCCAAGAATAAGCCCCGCTTTGACTTTGCCAACcttgcagcagcagccacccAGGAGGATCATCTGAAGGCGGAGGACCTGAGCATGACGggtgctgctgccgctgccgccGCAGCTTCATCTCACCACGCGGCCTCGGCCGGCCTGGGATGCCTCCTGGACGTGACCAAACTCTCCTCACCGGAGCGCAAGTCCAGCCGAGGCCGACTACCCTCCAAGACCAAGAAAGAGTTTGTCTGCAAGTTCTGTGGCCGCCATTTTACCAAATCCTACAACCTTTTGATCCATGAGAGGACGCACACGGACGAGAGGCCATATACCTGCGATATCTGCCACAAGGCCTTCAGAAGACAGGACCACCTCCGGGACCACAG GTACATTCATTCCAAAGAAAAGCCCTTCAAATGTCAGGAGTGTGGGAAGGGCTTCTGTCAGTCCAGGACTCTGGCTGTCCATAAAACATTACACATGCAGGTCAAGGAACTGAAGCCAGCCAAGATCAAGTGA